A genomic region of Blattabacterium cuenoti contains the following coding sequences:
- the infB gene encoding translation initiation factor IF-2, which produces MTDKIRLKTVLTKFNISLQRVINFLQKKGIEIENNPNAKIEEQVYKFLVQEFQTYKEIRDASEKVFLQKKMEKEKIKKELLKSKYIHNYQVIRAKSEKLIEFKKIGAIDIDTLDKKYGTKEEKKNNLHQHKDRKIVIKTNNKPEHIDTIYQKLDGVMLTGDRIDLSQFEKKRTKSEIKKKRKRIKKEIFIEEMKNVPNVPTVKKQNKERKSAFNFNKHSHYNEKKIDKFKSKKNVTKTVITDEQIKKQIKETLEKLSSKGIKSKASRIRKEKRQSKKEKKFLQNEIENKKEEKILKLAEFTTVNELASMMKVNATDVIVSCMSLGIMVTMNQRLDAEILTLVSDEFGFNVKFVGLDLEEAIQDNKDLEEDLKPRPPIITVMGHVDHGKTSLLDHIRNTNVIAGEAGGITQHIAAYSVECSNNQSITFLDTPGHEAFTAMRARGAQITDIAIIVIAADDQVMPQTKEAISHAQAAGVPILFVFNKMDKSNANSDKIREQLGNLNFLVKEWGGKYPTQEISAKLGTGIDKLLEKVLLVAQSLNLKANPNKPAIGTVIEASLDKGRGYITTLLLQGGTLKVGDYVLAGSHHGKVKSILDERGKSVLSSGPSKPITILGLNGAPTAGDKFKVFQDDKEAKLLASRREQLQREQNIRAQKHLTLDEIGRRIALGDFKELKIIIKGDVDGSVEAIADALQKLSTNTIMVNIVYKGVGQITESDVLLASASDAVIIGFNVRPNIGSKNIAKKENIEIRTYSIIYDVTNDIQEAMDGMLSPDIREKILGNAEIREIFKIPKIGTIAGCMVIEGKLLRQAKVRLIREGIVIHNGEFTSIKRFKEDVKEVSKGYECGLGIKNYHNLRAGDLIEVYEEQSEYKKN; this is translated from the coding sequence ATGACTGATAAAATCAGATTAAAAACAGTATTAACAAAATTTAATATTTCCTTACAGAGAGTAATTAATTTTTTACAAAAAAAAGGAATTGAAATAGAAAATAATCCTAATGCAAAAATAGAAGAACAAGTATATAAATTTCTTGTTCAAGAATTTCAAACTTATAAGGAAATACGAGATGCATCTGAAAAAGTTTTTTTGCAAAAAAAAATGGAAAAAGAAAAGATAAAAAAAGAATTATTAAAATCAAAATATATTCACAATTATCAAGTTATACGTGCTAAATCAGAAAAATTAATTGAATTTAAGAAAATAGGGGCAATAGATATTGATACATTAGATAAAAAATATGGTACTAAAGAAGAAAAAAAAAATAATTTACATCAACATAAAGATAGAAAAATAGTTATTAAAACTAATAATAAACCTGAACATATTGATACTATTTATCAAAAATTAGATGGAGTTATGTTAACAGGAGATAGAATAGATTTATCTCAATTTGAAAAAAAAAGAACGAAATCAGAAATTAAAAAAAAACGAAAAAGAATTAAAAAAGAAATTTTCATTGAAGAAATGAAAAATGTTCCTAATGTTCCTACAGTAAAAAAACAAAATAAAGAAAGAAAATCAGCCTTTAACTTTAATAAACATTCTCATTATAATGAGAAAAAAATAGATAAGTTCAAAAGTAAAAAAAATGTCACAAAAACAGTAATTACTGATGAACAAATAAAAAAACAAATTAAAGAAACTTTGGAAAAATTATCTTCCAAAGGAATAAAGTCAAAAGCCTCAAGAATTAGAAAAGAAAAACGTCAATCCAAAAAAGAAAAAAAATTTTTGCAAAATGAAATTGAAAATAAAAAAGAAGAAAAAATTCTTAAACTAGCTGAATTTACTACAGTAAATGAATTAGCATCTATGATGAAAGTAAATGCTACTGATGTGATTGTATCTTGCATGTCTTTAGGAATTATGGTTACGATGAATCAAAGATTAGATGCAGAAATATTAACTTTAGTTTCAGATGAATTTGGATTTAATGTAAAATTTGTTGGATTAGACTTAGAAGAGGCTATTCAAGATAATAAAGATTTAGAGGAAGATTTAAAACCTAGACCTCCTATTATTACTGTTATGGGACATGTAGATCATGGAAAAACATCTTTATTGGATCATATTAGAAATACAAATGTTATTGCAGGTGAAGCTGGTGGAATCACACAACATATAGCAGCTTATAGTGTGGAATGTTCCAATAATCAAAGTATTACTTTTTTAGATACTCCAGGTCATGAAGCTTTCACTGCGATGCGTGCTAGAGGAGCACAAATAACAGATATAGCAATCATAGTTATAGCTGCTGATGATCAGGTAATGCCACAAACTAAAGAAGCAATTAGTCATGCTCAAGCGGCTGGTGTTCCTATTCTTTTTGTTTTCAATAAAATGGATAAATCTAATGCGAATTCAGATAAAATTAGGGAACAATTAGGAAATTTAAATTTTTTGGTGAAAGAATGGGGTGGAAAATATCCTACTCAAGAAATATCAGCAAAATTAGGGACTGGAATAGATAAACTATTAGAAAAAGTTCTTTTAGTCGCTCAATCATTAAATTTAAAAGCGAACCCAAATAAACCTGCTATAGGAACAGTTATAGAAGCTTCTTTAGATAAAGGAAGAGGATACATTACTACCTTGCTCCTACAAGGAGGAACATTAAAAGTTGGAGATTATGTTTTGGCAGGAAGTCATCATGGAAAAGTAAAAAGTATTTTAGATGAAAGAGGAAAATCTGTTTTATCATCAGGTCCATCTAAACCTATTACTATATTAGGATTGAATGGAGCTCCTACTGCGGGAGATAAATTTAAGGTTTTTCAGGATGATAAAGAAGCTAAACTACTTGCTTCTAGAAGAGAACAATTACAAAGAGAACAAAATATACGAGCTCAAAAACATCTAACATTGGATGAAATAGGTAGACGTATAGCATTAGGTGATTTTAAAGAATTAAAAATTATTATTAAAGGAGATGTAGATGGATCAGTAGAAGCTATTGCTGATGCTCTTCAAAAATTATCTACGAATACTATTATGGTCAATATTGTTTATAAAGGAGTTGGTCAAATTACAGAATCTGATGTTTTATTAGCAAGTGCTTCCGATGCTGTTATTATAGGATTTAATGTTCGTCCTAACATTGGATCTAAAAATATAGCAAAAAAAGAAAATATAGAAATACGAACTTATTCGATTATATACGATGTGACCAATGATATTCAAGAAGCAATGGATGGTATGTTATCTCCCGATATTAGAGAAAAAATATTAGGAAATGCTGAAATTAGAGAAATATTTAAAATCCCAAAAATAGGAACTATAGCTGGATGCATGGTAATAGAAGGAAAATTATTACGTCAAGCAAAAGTAAGATTGATAAGAGAAGGAATTGTTATTCATAACGGAGAATTTACTTCTATTAAACGTTTTAAAGAAGATGTTAAAGAAGTTTCAAAAGGATATGAATGTGGATTAGGAATCAAAAATTATCATAATCTAAGAGCTGGAGATCTTATAGAAGTTTATGAAGAACAATCTGAATACAAAAAAAATTAA
- the aspS gene encoding aspartate--tRNA ligase, whose product MYRTHNCGELRKKDVEKKVVLSGWVKKIRNLGSLFFIDIRDYFGITQLILSKELVTKNFFLGKEFIIRVKGKVVERLSKNNNIPTGEIEILVSHIDLLNSSLSPPFTIENETDGNEEIRMIYRYLDIRRDFIKNNLITRHNLVLEIRNFLSENGFLEIETPILINYTPEGARSFVVPSRIHTDKFYALAQSPQLFKQLLMIGGIDKYFQIVKCFRDEDSRSDRQIEFTQIDCEMSFVKEHDILAFFEHFIKHIFIKMKNVQLDSFPCISYSNAVKMYGTDSPDIRFDMSFVELNDLVKNKNINFLKTQELVIGIKIIKYHNYHDKMNCFLKKIENGNFFWIKYLYDRTLLSSNQNFLNEKIINIFVKYFEALPGDLLFFSYGKKIKTREELGKIRLKIADFLKLKNSKIFKPLWIKDLPLLEWEEESKRYKAVHHPFTSPKEEDVHLLERYPKKIRSKSYDLIINGIEIGSGSIRIHNKNIQNIIFRHLGFSRKEIESRFGFFIKAFEYGVPPHGGIAFGLDRLVNLLEGNKNIKNFIAFPKNNYGKDIMINAPSILEKEKLKELHLR is encoded by the coding sequence ATGTACAGAACACATAATTGTGGAGAATTGAGGAAAAAAGATGTGGAAAAAAAGGTAGTACTATCTGGATGGGTTAAAAAAATAAGAAATTTAGGATCTTTATTTTTCATAGATATTAGAGATTATTTCGGAATTACGCAACTCATTCTTTCTAAAGAATTAGTCACAAAAAATTTTTTTTTAGGTAAAGAATTTATAATTAGAGTAAAAGGGAAGGTAGTAGAAAGATTGTCTAAAAACAACAATATTCCTACAGGTGAAATCGAAATTTTAGTATCTCATATAGACTTATTAAATTCATCTCTATCTCCTCCTTTTACTATAGAAAATGAAACAGATGGAAATGAAGAAATTAGAATGATTTATCGATATCTTGATATTAGAAGAGATTTTATTAAAAATAATTTAATAACTCGTCATAATTTAGTTTTAGAAATACGTAATTTTCTTTCTGAAAATGGATTTTTGGAAATTGAAACTCCTATTTTAATAAATTACACCCCAGAAGGTGCTAGAAGTTTTGTTGTTCCTTCTAGAATACACACTGATAAATTCTATGCATTAGCTCAATCTCCACAATTATTCAAACAATTGTTGATGATAGGAGGAATAGATAAATATTTTCAAATTGTAAAATGTTTTAGAGATGAAGACTCTCGTTCTGATAGACAAATAGAATTCACACAAATAGATTGTGAAATGTCTTTTGTGAAAGAACATGATATATTAGCATTTTTTGAACATTTTATAAAACATATATTCATAAAAATGAAAAATGTTCAATTAGATTCTTTTCCTTGTATTTCTTATTCTAATGCTGTAAAAATGTATGGGACGGATTCTCCTGATATTCGTTTTGATATGTCTTTTGTTGAATTGAATGATTTAGTAAAAAATAAAAATATTAATTTTTTAAAAACACAAGAATTAGTAATAGGAATTAAAATTATAAAATATCATAATTATCATGATAAAATGAATTGTTTTTTGAAAAAAATAGAAAATGGAAATTTTTTTTGGATAAAATATTTATATGATCGAACTTTACTTTCTTCCAATCAAAATTTTTTAAACGAAAAAATTATAAATATTTTTGTAAAATATTTTGAGGCTTTACCTGGGGATCTATTATTTTTTTCTTATGGAAAAAAAATAAAAACTAGAGAAGAACTTGGAAAAATACGATTAAAAATAGCAGACTTTCTTAAATTAAAAAATTCTAAAATTTTTAAACCTTTGTGGATTAAAGATTTACCTCTTTTAGAATGGGAAGAAGAATCTAAAAGATATAAAGCAGTGCATCATCCATTTACTAGTCCAAAAGAAGAAGATGTTCATTTATTGGAAAGATATCCAAAAAAAATTCGTTCTAAATCTTATGATTTAATTATAAATGGAATAGAAATTGGGAGTGGATCTATACGGATTCACAATAAAAATATACAAAATATAATTTTTAGACATTTAGGATTTTCTAGAAAGGAAATAGAATCTAGATTCGGTTTTTTTATCAAAGCTTTTGAATATGGGGTTCCACCTCATGGAGGAATAGCTTTTGGATTAGATAGATTAGTGAATCTTTTAGAAGGAAACAAAAATATAAAAAATTTCATTGCTTTTCCAAAAAATAATTACGGAAAAGATATAATGATAAATGCTCCATCTATTTTAGAAAAAGAAAAATTGAAAGAATTACATTTACGTTAA
- a CDS encoding inorganic diphosphatase, whose protein sequence is MKISFDALIEIPKGSRNKYEFDKKKNLIRLDRVLYSPMSYPTDYGFIPKTLSMDGDPLDVLVFLTEPTIPGCLIKVKPIGIFFMIDEKGEDEKIICVPIADPNYNIINSIDEIALHTKKEIEHFFLVYKDLENKKVKIGNWKDRKEAISVYKQSCLRYKNYLT, encoded by the coding sequence ATGAAAATCAGTTTTGATGCACTCATTGAAATTCCTAAAGGAAGCAGAAATAAATATGAATTTGATAAAAAAAAGAATCTAATTCGATTAGATCGAGTATTATATTCTCCTATGAGTTATCCAACAGATTATGGTTTTATTCCAAAGACTCTTTCTATGGATGGGGACCCATTAGATGTGTTAGTTTTTTTAACAGAACCCACAATCCCTGGTTGTTTAATAAAAGTAAAACCTATAGGAATATTTTTCATGATTGATGAAAAAGGAGAAGATGAAAAAATTATTTGTGTTCCTATTGCGGATCCTAATTATAATATTATAAATAGTATTGACGAGATAGCTTTACATACAAAAAAAGAGATAGAACATTTTTTTTTGGTATATAAAGATTTAGAAAATAAAAAAGTAAAAATAGGAAATTGGAAGGATCGAAAAGAAGCTATATCTGTATATAAACAATCTTGTTTACGATATAAAAATTATTTAACGTAA
- a CDS encoding dihydrolipoamide acetyltransferase family protein produces MAEYNLPLPSMGESIAEATIIRWLKEEGESVKKEDLLVEIATDKVDSEISSPVNGILKKKLFAPNEVAQVGSFIAILEIEEKFSLEDIPIERSKKRFYSPLVRTIAQKEGINFYELETIEGTGEKGRVTKKDILKYIHIKNNTICIPKDNSVKIKNININSKNEEIIEMDRMRKITAEHMVNSKNISVHVTSFVEADVTNIVKWRKKMKDSFQKKTGEKLTLMSVFVECVVKAIKDLPMINISVNGTNIIKKRNIHIGLATALPNGNLIVPVIKNADSYNLVGLIKIINDLIKRAKSNQLKPEEIKGGTYTISNIGSFGNLFGTPIIHQPQVAIMAIGLIQKKLSIIETPKGDLIGIRHKIYLSHSYDHRVIDGILGGCFAKKVALYLEKFNCCTKI; encoded by the coding sequence ATGGCCGAATATAATTTACCCCTTCCATCCATGGGTGAAAGTATAGCTGAGGCTACTATCATTCGTTGGTTAAAAGAAGAGGGAGAGTCTGTAAAAAAAGAAGATCTTTTGGTAGAGATAGCTACAGATAAAGTAGATTCTGAAATTTCTTCCCCTGTAAATGGTATATTAAAAAAGAAACTATTCGCTCCTAATGAAGTTGCTCAAGTAGGAAGTTTTATTGCTATTTTAGAAATAGAAGAAAAATTTTCTTTAGAGGATATTCCAATAGAAAGAAGTAAAAAACGTTTTTATTCTCCTCTTGTACGTACTATTGCTCAAAAAGAAGGGATCAATTTTTATGAATTAGAGACAATAGAAGGAACTGGAGAAAAAGGACGTGTTACTAAAAAAGATATATTGAAATATATCCATATTAAAAATAATACAATTTGTATTCCTAAAGACAATAGTGTTAAGATTAAAAATATAAATATTAATAGTAAAAATGAAGAAATAATTGAGATGGATAGAATGCGTAAGATTACAGCAGAACATATGGTGAATAGCAAAAATATTTCCGTACATGTTACTTCTTTTGTTGAAGCAGATGTGACTAATATAGTGAAATGGAGAAAAAAAATGAAAGATTCTTTTCAAAAAAAGACAGGAGAAAAATTAACCTTAATGTCCGTTTTTGTGGAATGTGTGGTAAAAGCTATAAAAGATCTTCCTATGATAAATATTTCTGTAAATGGAACAAACATAATAAAAAAAAGAAATATCCATATAGGACTAGCTACAGCTTTACCAAATGGTAATTTAATTGTTCCTGTGATTAAGAATGCAGATTCTTATAATTTAGTAGGATTAATAAAAATTATTAATGATTTAATAAAAAGAGCTAAATCTAATCAATTAAAACCTGAAGAAATTAAAGGAGGAACTTATACAATTAGTAATATTGGTAGTTTTGGAAATCTGTTTGGAACACCAATTATACATCAACCGCAAGTAGCTATTATGGCGATAGGTTTAATTCAAAAAAAATTGTCTATAATAGAAACACCAAAAGGAGATTTAATAGGAATAAGACATAAAATTTATTTATCTCATTCTTATGATCACCGTGTAATAGATGGGATTTTAGGTGGATGTTTTGCTAAAAAAGTAGCTTTATATTTAGAAAAATTTAATTGTTGTACAAAAATATAA
- a CDS encoding NAD(P)H-hydrate dehydratase, with protein sequence MKILSLNQIRNADQYCIDSESISSIQLMERAAKGCFNWIIHNKYFQIKKIPFIVLVGSGNNGGDGLSLSYMLHLYGATVSVYGINISSHCSNEFLTNKNKILNHKINFKTIDEGEEFPFFNQESYLIDAIFGIGFNRTINLYWKSFFHYINEKKFKEVISIDIPSGLFIEKKHENFEGIIKATYTLTFQVPKLSFLLPNYADYVGKWYLINIGWKNDFLRKIQTKNFYIDHVSIHTIYKKKIRKKFSHKGNYGHGIIIGGSFGMIGSIVLSAIASFRAGIGKLSVYVPYCGYKIIQNLIPEAIVNTDIKKYWISNIVISNENINAIGIGMGMGTHPKTVYALESFLLKNKKIPMVIDADAINILSDKLQLLDLLPENTIITPHPKEFKRLCQSWKNDYEKLHILKKMSTKYKIFIVLKGAHSIISTPSGNLYFNSTGNTGMATAGSGDILTGMIMSFLSQGYSPKEACVIGVYLHGLAGDIASKKFSEEAVIANDIINHIGEAYLQIKI encoded by the coding sequence ATGAAAATTCTTTCTTTAAATCAAATCAGAAATGCAGATCAATATTGTATTGATTCCGAATCAATTTCTTCCATCCAATTAATGGAAAGAGCGGCTAAAGGTTGTTTTAATTGGATTATTCATAATAAATATTTCCAAATAAAAAAAATTCCATTTATAGTATTAGTAGGAAGTGGAAATAATGGAGGAGATGGACTCTCTTTATCTTATATGTTACATTTATATGGAGCTACAGTTTCTGTATATGGAATCAATATTTCTAGTCATTGTTCAAATGAATTTTTAACTAACAAAAATAAAATATTAAATCATAAAATAAATTTTAAAACAATTGATGAAGGAGAAGAATTTCCTTTTTTTAATCAGGAAAGTTATCTTATTGATGCTATTTTCGGAATAGGATTCAATCGTACAATTAATCTATATTGGAAATCTTTTTTTCACTATATAAACGAAAAAAAATTTAAAGAAGTTATATCCATAGATATTCCATCCGGCCTTTTTATAGAAAAAAAACATGAAAATTTTGAAGGAATAATCAAAGCTACTTATACTTTAACTTTTCAAGTTCCAAAATTATCTTTTTTATTACCAAATTACGCAGATTATGTTGGGAAGTGGTATTTGATAAACATTGGGTGGAAAAATGATTTTCTTCGTAAAATACAAACTAAAAATTTTTATATAGATCATGTATCTATTCATACTATATATAAAAAAAAAATAAGAAAAAAATTTTCACATAAAGGAAATTATGGCCATGGTATAATTATAGGGGGGAGTTTTGGTATGATCGGATCTATTGTACTTTCCGCAATTGCTAGTTTTCGTGCGGGAATAGGAAAATTAAGTGTATATGTTCCTTATTGTGGATATAAAATTATCCAAAATCTTATTCCAGAAGCTATTGTAAATACAGACATTAAAAAATACTGGATCAGTAATATTGTCATTTCCAATGAAAATATAAATGCAATAGGAATAGGAATGGGAATGGGAACTCATCCTAAAACTGTGTATGCCCTAGAATCTTTTTTATTAAAAAATAAAAAAATACCGATGGTAATTGATGCAGACGCTATCAACATATTATCAGATAAATTACAATTATTGGATCTTCTTCCGGAAAACACCATTATCACTCCACATCCAAAAGAATTTAAAAGATTATGTCAATCATGGAAAAACGATTATGAAAAATTACATATTTTGAAAAAAATGTCTACAAAATATAAAATTTTTATTGTATTAAAAGGAGCACATTCTATTATTTCTACCCCTAGTGGAAATCTATATTTTAATAGTACAGGAAATACAGGGATGGCAACAGCTGGAAGTGGAGATATACTTACTGGAATGATCATGAGTTTTTTATCTCAAGGATATTCTCCAAAAGAAGCATGTGTTATAGGGGTTTATTTACACGGATTAGCAGGAGATATAGCTTCAAAAAAATTTAGCGAAGAAGCTGTGATTGCTAATGACATTATTAATCATATAGGGGAAGCTTATCTACAAATAAAAATTTGA
- the lnt gene encoding apolipoprotein N-acyltransferase codes for MGLGWPTDGSPIYLFIAFVPLLYIENYLNHSLFYILLFSFITFLTWNAISTWWLSYAKRTNGTFAVEAYLFPVLFNAIFMSIVFSFSSWIKKHVKNKRIGYVFLVCLWISFEKMHLEWELSWPWLNLGNGFANRTEWIQWYEYTGILGGSIWIWIVNIGLTESIIQYKNDKNILFLYKRVFINIGIIFFMILISFLIYIRCKGNQYGRTVNVLILQPNIDPYNQKYSISKNELVSKLKRLIDQKISYKESMIIIAPETMFPGKIQIKNINKNKIIFAFKDYLKKKSPNTVFITGVELLTLYHKNKSKTSVPIFSKKTKNMQWIDIFNSVIQIGTSENIEFHHKSKLVPAVETFPYRKIFLPILGNILLNFGGTVMELGKENSPSIFKHPYLGIKIAPIICYESVFGEYVSNFFRKNNVELMVIITNDGWWGLSQGHKQHMYYARIRAIENRRYVARSANTGISCFIDEKGEIISSIPYGKEGVLSGKIYLNKKKTFYIKYGDFISKICLLTTVIILLYAITCHIINYYHNNKFK; via the coding sequence TTGGGATTAGGATGGCCTACTGATGGATCTCCAATATATTTATTTATCGCTTTTGTTCCTTTGTTATATATAGAGAACTATTTGAATCATTCTTTATTTTATATTTTATTATTTTCTTTTATTACTTTTTTAACATGGAATGCTATTTCTACATGGTGGTTATCTTATGCAAAAAGAACTAATGGAACTTTTGCTGTAGAAGCTTATTTATTCCCTGTATTATTTAATGCTATTTTTATGTCAATTGTTTTTTCTTTTTCTTCATGGATTAAGAAACATGTTAAAAATAAAAGAATAGGATATGTATTTCTTGTTTGTTTGTGGATTTCATTTGAAAAAATGCATTTAGAATGGGAATTATCTTGGCCATGGCTAAATTTAGGAAATGGGTTTGCTAATCGTACGGAATGGATTCAATGGTATGAATATACGGGAATTTTAGGAGGATCTATATGGATATGGATAGTTAATATTGGATTAACAGAATCCATTATTCAGTATAAAAATGATAAAAATATCTTATTCTTATATAAAAGAGTATTTATAAATATAGGAATAATTTTTTTCATGATTTTGATTTCATTTCTTATATATATAAGATGTAAAGGAAATCAATATGGCCGTACTGTAAATGTGTTAATTTTGCAACCTAACATAGATCCATATAATCAGAAATATTCTATTTCAAAAAATGAATTAGTTTCAAAATTAAAAAGATTAATAGATCAAAAAATATCTTATAAAGAATCCATGATTATCATAGCCCCTGAAACTATGTTTCCAGGAAAAATACAAATAAAAAATATAAATAAAAATAAAATTATCTTTGCATTCAAAGATTACTTGAAAAAAAAATCTCCGAACACAGTATTTATAACAGGAGTAGAATTACTCACTTTATATCATAAAAATAAAAGTAAAACTTCCGTTCCTATTTTTTCAAAAAAAACGAAAAATATGCAATGGATAGATATTTTTAATTCAGTAATTCAAATAGGGACTAGTGAAAATATTGAATTTCATCATAAATCTAAATTAGTCCCAGCAGTAGAGACTTTTCCTTATAGAAAAATTTTTTTACCTATATTAGGAAATATATTACTTAATTTTGGAGGGACTGTAATGGAACTTGGAAAGGAAAATTCCCCTTCTATTTTTAAACATCCTTATTTAGGAATAAAAATAGCCCCTATTATTTGTTATGAATCTGTTTTTGGAGAATATGTTTCTAATTTTTTTAGAAAAAATAATGTGGAATTAATGGTTATTATTACTAACGATGGATGGTGGGGTTTATCACAAGGGCATAAACAACATATGTATTATGCTCGTATTAGAGCGATTGAAAATCGGAGATATGTTGCTAGATCTGCAAATACAGGAATTTCTTGTTTTATTGATGAAAAAGGAGAAATCATTTCATCTATTCCTTATGGAAAAGAAGGTGTTTTATCTGGTAAAATATATCTCAATAAAAAGAAAACTTTTTATATTAAATATGGAGATTTTATTTCTAAAATTTGTTTATTAACAACAGTTATAATTTTATTATATGCCATAACATGTCATATTATTAATTATTATCATAATAACAAATTTAAATGA
- the rodA gene encoding rod shape-determining protein RodA, with amino-acid sequence MIKRNKILFRNIDWWVVIIYIIMIFFGYMNLYSVSPEKAEKQLIWILLSFTFIFIIFLFKPIHYKHITLFFFLLTLFLLIGVFFFGKNINGAKSWYVFGPISFQPSELSKISTSLMIAHIMSQEDIEKNNKTLLYIFIILVLPTFLIFLQPDPGSSIIFSSFLLTLYREGLSISFILYFLFYIFLFVLSLSLSPWIIVLFLFFSFIFLFFLKRNISLIDLFFYIFLFISFSVFSIFSPFFFQKFFKQHHKDRINILFQNEFDRKYRDNVGYNLLYSKTAIGSGKFFGKGYKKGTITKGKFVPEQHTDYIFCTVGEEWGFIGSVILIIFYLLFISRIYFLSERQKDIFGRIFGYSVGNIFFIHIIINLGMVMGLFPTIGIVLPFFSYGGSSLWSFTVLLFIFIRIDVSDQISLI; translated from the coding sequence TTGATAAAAAGAAATAAAATATTGTTTAGAAACATAGATTGGTGGGTAGTTATCATTTATATTATTATGATTTTTTTTGGATATATGAATTTATATTCTGTTTCCCCCGAAAAAGCGGAAAAACAATTAATATGGATATTATTAAGTTTTACTTTCATATTTATTATTTTTCTATTTAAACCTATTCATTATAAACATATAACCCTATTTTTCTTTTTGTTAACGTTATTTCTTTTAATTGGAGTATTCTTTTTTGGAAAAAATATAAATGGAGCAAAATCTTGGTATGTTTTTGGTCCTATTAGTTTTCAACCATCTGAGTTGTCTAAAATATCAACATCTTTGATGATAGCTCATATTATGAGTCAAGAGGATATCGAAAAAAATAATAAAACATTATTATATATATTTATTATATTAGTACTCCCTACTTTTCTAATATTTTTACAACCTGATCCTGGCTCATCTATAATTTTTTCTTCTTTTCTTCTGACTTTATATAGAGAAGGATTATCTATTTCTTTTATACTTTATTTTTTATTTTACATTTTTTTGTTTGTACTTTCGTTAAGTTTATCTCCTTGGATTATAGTTTTATTTTTATTTTTTAGTTTTATTTTTTTATTTTTTTTGAAAAGAAACATATCACTTATAGATTTATTTTTTTATATATTTTTATTTATTAGTTTTTCAGTTTTTTCTATTTTTTCTCCATTTTTTTTTCAAAAATTCTTTAAACAACATCATAAAGATAGAATCAATATTTTATTTCAAAATGAATTTGATAGAAAATATAGAGATAATGTAGGATATAATTTATTATATTCTAAAACAGCTATTGGTTCTGGAAAATTTTTTGGAAAAGGATATAAAAAAGGAACTATTACAAAAGGAAAATTTGTTCCTGAACAACATACTGATTATATTTTTTGTACAGTAGGAGAAGAATGGGGTTTTATAGGAAGTGTAATTCTAATTATATTTTATTTATTATTTATTAGTCGTATTTATTTTTTATCTGAAAGACAAAAGGATATTTTTGGTAGAATTTTTGGATATTCAGTTGGAAATATTTTTTTTATTCATATTATTATTAATTTAGGAATGGTTATGGGCCTTTTTCCAACTATAGGAATTGTTTTACCTTTTTTTAGTTATGGAGGATCATCTCTTTGGTCTTTTACTGTTTTATTATTTATCTTTATAAGAATAGATGTATCAGATCAAATTAGTTTAATTTAA